From the genome of Pelobates fuscus isolate aPelFus1 chromosome 6, aPelFus1.pri, whole genome shotgun sequence, one region includes:
- the LOC134615015 gene encoding histone H2B 1.1-like, which produces MPEPAKSAPAPKKGSKKAVTKTQKKDGKKRRKSRKESYAIYVYKVLKQVHPDTGISSKAMGIMNSFVNDIFERIAGESSRLAHYNKRSTITSREIQTAVRLLLPGELAKHAVSEGTKAVTKYTSAK; this is translated from the coding sequence ATGCCTGAACCAGCCAAGTCCGCACCAGCACCCAAGAAGGGATCTAAGAAAGCCGTGACCAAGACCCAGAAGAAGGATGGGAAGAAGCGCAGAAAAAGCAGGAAGGAAAGCTATGCTatctacgtgtacaaggtgctgaaACAGGTCCACCCCGACACCGGTATCTCCTCCAAGGCCATGGGGATCATGAATtcctttgtcaatgatatcttCGAGCGCATCGCAGGGGAATCATCCCGCCTGGCTCATTATAACAAgcgctccaccatcacctcccgggAGATCCAGACCGCTGTACGGCTCTTACTGCCCGGAGAGCTGGCCAAGCACGCCGTGTCTGAGGGCACCAAGGCAGTGACCaagtacaccagcgccaagtaa
- the LOC134615009 gene encoding histone H2A type 1-like, producing MSGRGKQSSKVRAKAKTRSSRAGLQFPVGRVHRLLRKGNYAQRVGAGAPVYLAAVLEYLTAEILELAGNAARDNKKTRIIPRHLQLAVRNDEELNKLLGGVTIAQGGVLPNIQAVLLPKKTESQKASKSK from the coding sequence ATGTCAGGAAGAGGCAAACAGAGCAGCAAAGTCCGGGCTAAAGCAAAGACCCGATCATCCAGAGCAGGTCTGCAGTTCCCAGTCGGCCGTGTCCACAGGCTGCTCAGGAAGGGGAACTACGCCCAGCGGGTTGGAGCCGGAGCTCCGGtctatctggctgcagtgctggagtatCTGACCGCTGAGATCCTGGAGCTGGCTGGGAACGCCGCCAGAGATAACAAAAAGACCCGCATCATCCCCCGCCATCTGCAGCTCGCTGTGCGCAACGACGAGGAGCTCAACAAACTGCTCGGAGGGGTCACCATAGCCCAGGGTGGGGTCCTGCCCAATATCCAGGCTGTCTTACTGCCCAAGAAAACCGAGAGCCAAAAGGCGTCCAAGAGCAAGTAA
- the LOC134615013 gene encoding histone H2B 1.1-like, with protein MPEPAKSAPAPKKGSKKAVTKTQKKDGKKRRKSRKESYAIYVYKVLKQVHPDTGISSKAMGIMNSFVNDIFERIAGESSRLAHYNKRSTITSREIQTAVRLLLPGELAKHAVSEGTKAVTKYTSAK; from the coding sequence ATGCCTGAACCAGCCAAGTCCGCACCAGCACCCAAGAAGGGATCTAAGAAAGCCGTGACCAAGACCCAGAAGAAGGATGGGAAGAAGCGCAGAAAGAGCAGGAAGGAAAGCTATGCTatctacgtgtacaaggtgctgaaACAGGTCCACCCCGACACCGGTATCTCCTCCAAGGCCATGGGGATCATGAATtcctttgtcaatgatatcttCGAGCGCATCGCAGGGGAATCCTCCCGCCTGGCTCATTATAACAAAcgctccaccatcacctcccgggAGATCCAGACCGCTGTACGGCTCTTACTGCCCGGAGAGCTGGCCAAGCACGCCGTGTCTGAGGGCACCAAGGCAGTGACCaagtacaccagcgccaagtaa